One Borreliella chilensis DNA window includes the following coding sequences:
- a CDS encoding membrane protein, with the protein MIDFATILVNLFLVSIVLFVYRQYDKRSRALDKIKKFIDLAKVNLEDFIEDKTKEINDLAVDMEAYQRSSIEIIKKIDEVQQKIKNKSNDFAEVEKKIAYHDSMLKDLDEMTLKVQENIQRLQVDGKIVDKLSKTLKGFNTQIDSVESNLNSVLEKFDKTNKENLESIKIASWEKFDINIKELILKMDNLNKEIDLYEKDLANIEERKKDILVKGDEKLDLEFNDFLEKVEFNIGKYSKEIESSFVFYENKYKLIEDSIELIMERVKNQINEKEDFILNRLNEELQNKFKDVFTYVDDRSREIQDKLEDKLILIDDEISSMSSSFKDNAYSRINSLEESIRIEMGKYEEQVDNVFDKFRSQVELNLKNIYGEYEDKISQVDKNIRERVELSLLDLNSKMEGVQLDATALMKRLEDDSNGLYLEFKNKFVSDIELFSESFKDDINKLKIQLESQLLNVDSNIQDKLIKLNDNLISNFEEIDSRFNNDYSNLSDNLNVKYKALFESLDSSSSKFEDQMESKYKGITDRLTSEIDEFSLMYGEKFDRLSQEAINNYREFQDLNKKLENEIGSLGNMFEKTQEILKQDFNDSLISIKDEIGKNIAEFKDRYYDEIDIFVRQLEESKLQYSNWQGEMDSNLKNIESKINKTNEEFISLIEIQKDKGRELSESVFNDLSDHIQKKAIDMHGSWKEELIALNKSLLDIKISSEELLSSATSKIENLERDVNDRVEYVLLKTGDIESLMIEKYKELKDMSYSQSDEVLLGIKEFINRQTEIIKDKSVLMLEDLNKKFDDKNNFIISKIEECDYKLKDFKIESEDVLNNFKSDLNEFIESKLQIVSNIKTDNQKQIDDFLDRISKDILNRKDSIDTEIDSKLSDWQGKLNEITVKIENLLSSGKVDLDLIDSEMTSKIKELQLSIEGLESYYLEKIDDFRNQGAIYSNELLQDIMNHFNKDTRELEENLSKKFAAVLNNSEEFVKEVDSLLQDKRTDFASFQANIDITLDSLNVKFNDINKEINEKYNEVISNYRGYSENISSKLENEIMHEIENLNRRLTDRIDSLSKSMDENLQKLKESFDVSKYQVEKFELRVKDLTDDGEAKISEFVKEIEHYYKSRLEEAIDYRRTIDSDIMQAKERFGEITNDLKNNIESKSEFLNDLYKERFKLIESNFEERYSTFLIESEGAISKIRDEIYKTLTNNDENLQIKISEMDHNFEIVEQRSKEILEFEKELRDRIKDCYGVINAQFGEIKVSVEENIKNHFEVCIKKANTLIDDDILKYENEIHKRIDSLKSIENTFDSIEKSLNDKVAGCVDKIANGFNLKYIELEERCNEEQLNLENKIDNKIKVIDNLALSQYDELEKKYADMYDEFSKRLNSYITTLSEEFKHSNKDMIFGLESQLKNLKNLESDLNSVEKDVIRLKEESYHNVSSHLKLLEEDFFKDLEVRGEELKSSLENFIALYNDKIQYLEYDLSKNLESKTELIQSFHLDIEQKIKNDKENFYLDFTKEFSSKKKDMENEIVLMETNITSRVDEFIDFVNNRQNTIDSWFLNIKDNVKTWQEESCSVIEKRINLAELGIKSFENDILNAKIGLESFKDGFETKAEEMFDNLQSEAKKIEQSVHLDFKNIGEALNLKVLDLEKFVDFKVEKIDERVNKKTEDILIKAEVKFLTQQKDLEDKIFELNQKLEHEFTSLSANFEKVRQEMGDLIFNDKESFEGQVELMHKNISEFSEKINLYKNNIETSIENEYNYFSKSIRSECGLLEDELKKSLKHSKLEIETVKNGLQEQIDKFEGEFKKNYKELLREVDANVLELESKISNYDIKFNKFVSDIKDNLVEYKSDLRAEFEDRYDKINFQIENFKKLDAELEKNNSIFLEAYSLKDKLEQLWGTLKNEINLAQEYKNNFENVNKEFHNIQKETSSIIETFNELKLERESIKAIKNDFNRFFEFYSSFDSRYRSLTESYDEMQIYKAKIKEIADEQRTILDNYERISNKESILKSTIESVDKNFDLINEVEKRFNNLNKESAKFQNNLKDMENVVSNLLLNKGLSEEVLVNAQNLKEMLLDIENKLKNTLTMREKVVKSETRLENLNIAAEERIKTLGILVKTDSKYQDNVGLNNKTVRNSVIKLMRQGWSAEEISRATKLSIGEVELILELGISNKDD; encoded by the coding sequence ATGATAGATTTCGCAACTATTTTGGTTAACCTTTTTTTGGTTTCAATAGTTTTGTTTGTTTATAGACAGTATGATAAACGTTCTAGAGCTTTAGATAAAATTAAAAAGTTCATTGATCTTGCAAAGGTTAATCTTGAAGATTTTATTGAAGACAAGACAAAAGAGATTAATGATCTTGCTGTTGATATGGAAGCTTATCAAAGATCTAGTATAGAAATAATAAAAAAGATTGATGAAGTTCAGCAAAAGATTAAAAACAAAAGCAATGATTTTGCAGAAGTCGAAAAAAAAATAGCTTATCATGATTCTATGCTTAAGGATCTTGATGAGATGACTCTTAAAGTTCAAGAGAATATACAAAGATTGCAAGTTGATGGGAAAATAGTAGATAAACTTTCAAAAACTTTAAAAGGATTTAATACTCAGATTGATTCAGTTGAATCAAATTTGAATTCAGTGTTAGAAAAGTTTGATAAGACCAATAAAGAAAATCTCGAGTCTATTAAAATTGCTAGTTGGGAAAAGTTTGATATTAATATTAAAGAACTTATTTTAAAAATGGATAATTTGAATAAAGAGATTGATCTTTATGAAAAAGATCTGGCAAATATTGAAGAGAGAAAAAAGGATATTTTAGTTAAGGGTGATGAAAAATTAGATTTAGAGTTTAACGATTTTCTTGAAAAAGTTGAATTTAATATTGGCAAATATAGTAAAGAGATAGAGAGCTCTTTTGTCTTTTATGAAAACAAATATAAGTTAATAGAAGATTCTATAGAGCTTATTATGGAGAGGGTAAAGAATCAGATTAATGAGAAAGAAGATTTTATTTTAAATAGGCTTAATGAAGAATTACAAAATAAGTTTAAAGATGTATTTACATACGTTGATGACCGTTCTAGAGAAATTCAAGATAAACTTGAGGATAAATTGATTTTAATAGATGACGAGATTTCTTCTATGAGCTCTTCTTTTAAGGACAATGCTTATTCAAGAATTAATTCACTTGAGGAGTCAATACGAATAGAGATGGGAAAGTATGAGGAGCAGGTTGATAATGTTTTTGATAAATTTAGATCTCAAGTTGAGTTGAATCTTAAAAATATTTATGGGGAGTATGAAGATAAAATAAGTCAAGTTGATAAGAACATTAGAGAAAGGGTGGAGCTTAGTTTGTTAGACTTGAATTCTAAAATGGAAGGTGTGCAGTTAGATGCTACCGCTTTAATGAAGAGACTTGAAGATGATTCTAATGGACTATATCTTGAATTTAAAAATAAGTTTGTATCAGATATTGAATTATTTAGTGAGAGTTTTAAAGATGATATTAATAAGCTTAAAATTCAATTAGAATCCCAACTTTTAAATGTTGATTCAAATATTCAAGACAAGCTCATTAAGCTTAATGATAATTTGATTTCTAATTTTGAAGAAATTGATAGTAGGTTTAATAATGATTATTCAAATTTAAGTGATAACTTAAACGTTAAGTACAAAGCTCTTTTTGAATCTTTAGATTCTAGCAGCTCTAAATTTGAAGACCAAATGGAATCTAAATATAAAGGCATTACAGATAGATTAACATCAGAAATAGATGAGTTTTCTTTAATGTATGGTGAGAAATTTGACAGATTATCTCAAGAAGCAATTAATAATTATCGAGAATTTCAAGATTTAAACAAAAAATTAGAGAATGAAATTGGATCTTTGGGTAATATGTTTGAAAAAACTCAAGAGATTTTAAAGCAAGATTTTAATGATAGTTTGATCAGTATTAAAGATGAAATTGGTAAAAATATAGCAGAGTTTAAGGATCGTTATTACGATGAGATAGATATTTTTGTTCGTCAGCTAGAAGAAAGTAAACTCCAATATTCAAATTGGCAAGGTGAAATGGATTCTAATTTAAAAAATATTGAATCTAAAATAAATAAAACAAATGAAGAATTTATAAGTTTAATTGAGATTCAAAAAGACAAAGGCAGAGAGCTTAGTGAGAGTGTTTTTAATGATCTTTCAGATCATATTCAAAAAAAAGCTATCGACATGCATGGTAGTTGGAAGGAGGAGCTTATTGCTTTAAATAAATCTTTGCTTGATATTAAGATTTCTAGTGAAGAACTACTCTCATCTGCTACTTCAAAAATAGAAAATTTAGAAAGAGATGTTAACGATCGGGTGGAATATGTTTTGTTAAAAACAGGCGATATTGAGAGTTTAATGATAGAAAAATATAAAGAATTAAAAGATATGTCATATTCACAAAGTGATGAGGTTTTATTGGGAATTAAAGAATTTATTAATAGGCAAACAGAGATCATTAAAGATAAAAGTGTATTGATGCTTGAAGATTTGAACAAAAAATTTGATGATAAGAATAATTTTATTATAAGTAAGATTGAGGAATGTGATTATAAATTAAAAGATTTTAAAATTGAATCAGAAGATGTTTTGAATAATTTTAAATCGGATCTTAATGAATTTATTGAATCAAAACTTCAAATTGTCTCTAATATAAAAACGGACAATCAAAAGCAAATTGATGATTTTTTAGATAGAATTTCTAAAGATATTTTAAATAGGAAAGATTCAATTGATACTGAAATAGACAGCAAGCTTAGTGATTGGCAAGGCAAATTAAACGAAATAACTGTTAAAATTGAAAATTTATTATCTTCGGGTAAAGTGGATCTAGATTTAATAGATTCTGAGATGACTTCAAAAATTAAAGAGCTTCAATTGTCCATAGAAGGTCTTGAGAGTTATTATCTTGAAAAAATAGATGATTTTAGAAATCAAGGAGCAATATATTCTAATGAACTTTTACAAGATATAATGAACCATTTTAATAAAGATACTAGAGAGCTTGAAGAAAATTTGTCAAAAAAGTTTGCTGCAGTTTTAAATAATTCAGAGGAATTTGTTAAAGAGGTCGACAGTCTGTTGCAAGATAAAAGAACAGATTTTGCTTCTTTTCAGGCCAATATAGATATTACTCTTGATTCTCTTAATGTAAAATTCAATGATATAAACAAAGAAATTAATGAGAAATATAATGAAGTTATATCTAATTATAGAGGTTATTCAGAAAATATTTCTAGCAAACTTGAAAATGAAATAATGCATGAGATTGAAAATCTAAATAGAAGATTAACAGATAGAATAGATAGCCTTAGCAAAAGTATGGATGAAAATCTTCAAAAACTTAAAGAATCTTTTGATGTATCAAAGTATCAAGTTGAAAAATTTGAATTGAGAGTTAAAGATCTAACAGATGATGGAGAAGCAAAAATTAGTGAGTTTGTTAAAGAGATTGAACATTATTACAAATCTAGGTTAGAGGAAGCGATTGATTATAGGAGAACTATTGATAGTGATATTATGCAAGCAAAAGAGAGATTTGGAGAGATAACAAATGATCTTAAGAATAATATTGAGAGCAAGTCTGAGTTTTTAAATGATCTTTATAAGGAAAGATTTAAACTTATTGAGAGTAATTTTGAAGAGAGATATTCTACATTTTTGATTGAAAGCGAGGGAGCTATTTCAAAAATTAGAGATGAAATCTATAAAACACTTACAAACAATGATGAAAATTTGCAGATTAAGATTTCTGAAATGGATCATAATTTTGAGATAGTAGAGCAAAGATCAAAAGAAATTTTAGAGTTTGAAAAAGAATTGAGAGATAGAATTAAAGATTGTTACGGTGTTATAAATGCTCAATTTGGAGAGATTAAAGTAAGCGTTGAGGAGAATATAAAAAATCATTTTGAAGTTTGTATAAAAAAGGCGAATACTTTAATTGATGATGACATTTTAAAGTATGAAAATGAAATTCATAAGAGAATTGATTCTTTAAAATCGATTGAAAATACTTTTGATAGCATAGAAAAAAGTTTGAATGATAAAGTGGCTGGGTGTGTTGATAAAATAGCTAATGGTTTTAATCTTAAATATATTGAGCTTGAAGAAAGGTGCAATGAAGAGCAATTGAATTTGGAGAATAAAATTGACAACAAAATTAAAGTCATTGACAATTTAGCTTTAAGTCAATATGATGAGCTTGAGAAAAAGTATGCTGATATGTATGATGAATTTTCAAAGAGATTAAATTCTTATATTACAACTTTAAGCGAAGAGTTTAAACATTCAAATAAAGATATGATTTTTGGACTTGAATCTCAACTTAAAAATCTTAAAAATCTTGAATCTGATTTAAATAGTGTTGAAAAGGATGTTATTAGATTAAAAGAAGAGTCTTATCATAATGTTTCTTCGCATCTTAAACTATTAGAAGAAGATTTTTTTAAAGATTTGGAAGTTAGAGGAGAAGAACTTAAATCTTCTTTGGAAAACTTTATTGCTTTATACAATGATAAAATTCAATATTTAGAATATGATTTATCTAAAAATTTGGAAAGCAAAACAGAACTTATTCAAAGCTTTCATTTAGATATTGAACAAAAAATTAAAAATGATAAGGAGAATTTTTATTTGGATTTCACTAAAGAATTTTCTTCTAAGAAAAAAGATATGGAGAATGAGATAGTTTTAATGGAAACCAATATTACCAGTAGAGTAGATGAATTTATTGATTTTGTAAATAATAGGCAAAATACTATCGATTCTTGGTTTTTAAATATTAAAGATAATGTAAAAACTTGGCAAGAAGAATCTTGTAGTGTAATAGAGAAGAGAATAAATCTTGCTGAGCTTGGAATCAAATCATTTGAGAACGATATTCTTAATGCCAAGATCGGTTTAGAATCTTTTAAGGATGGTTTTGAAACCAAGGCTGAAGAGATGTTTGATAATTTGCAAAGCGAAGCTAAAAAAATTGAACAATCAGTTCATCTTGATTTTAAGAATATTGGAGAGGCATTAAATCTTAAAGTTTTAGATCTTGAAAAATTTGTTGATTTTAAAGTAGAAAAGATAGACGAAAGGGTAAATAAGAAAACTGAAGATATTTTAATTAAAGCAGAAGTGAAATTTTTAACTCAACAGAAGGATCTTGAAGATAAGATTTTTGAGCTTAATCAAAAATTGGAACATGAATTTACAAGTTTGTCTGCTAATTTTGAGAAAGTAAGGCAAGAAATGGGTGATTTAATTTTTAACGATAAAGAAAGTTTTGAAGGTCAAGTTGAATTAATGCATAAAAATATTTCAGAATTTTCTGAAAAAATTAATTTATACAAGAATAATATTGAGACATCGATTGAGAATGAATATAATTATTTTTCTAAATCTATAAGATCGGAATGTGGTTTGCTTGAAGATGAACTTAAAAAAAGCTTAAAGCATTCAAAATTAGAGATTGAAACCGTGAAAAATGGTTTACAAGAGCAAATTGATAAATTTGAGGGTGAATTTAAGAAAAACTATAAAGAATTGTTGAGAGAAGTTGATGCTAATGTTTTAGAACTTGAGTCTAAAATTTCAAATTATGATATTAAATTTAATAAATTTGTTAGTGATATTAAAGACAATTTAGTTGAGTATAAATCTGATTTGAGAGCAGAGTTTGAGGATCGATATGATAAAATAAATTTTCAAATTGAAAATTTTAAAAAGCTAGATGCTGAGCTTGAGAAAAACAATTCGATATTTTTGGAGGCTTATTCTCTTAAAGATAAATTGGAACAATTATGGGGAACTTTAAAAAATGAGATAAACCTTGCTCAGGAATATAAAAATAATTTTGAAAACGTTAACAAAGAATTTCATAATATTCAAAAAGAAACATCAAGTATTATTGAAACTTTTAATGAATTAAAGTTGGAACGGGAATCTATTAAAGCTATTAAGAATGATTTTAATAGATTTTTTGAATTTTATTCTTCGTTTGATAGTAGATATAGAAGTTTAACTGAATCTTATGATGAAATGCAAATTTATAAGGCTAAAATAAAAGAGATAGCTGATGAGCAGAGAACTATTCTTGATAATTATGAAAGAATTAGCAACAAAGAGAGTATATTAAAGAGCACTATAGAGTCTGTTGATAAAAACTTTGATTTAATAAATGAAGTGGAGAAAAGATTTAATAATTTAAACAAAGAGAGTGCTAAATTTCAGAATAATCTCAAGGATATGGAAAATGTTGTTTCTAATCTTTTACTAAACAAAGGTTTATCAGAAGAAGTGTTAGTTAATGCCCAGAATTTGAAAGAAATGCTTTTAGACATTGAAAATAAGTTGAAAAATACTTTAACTATGAGAGAAAAGGTGGTGAAATCGGAGACAAGATTAGAGAATTTAAACATTGCAGCAGAAGAGAGAATAAAAACTCTTGGCATTCTTGTCAAAACAGATTCTAAATATCAGGATAATGTTGGTCTTAATAATAAAACTGTTAGAAACTCTGTAATAAAATTAATGAGGCAGGGGTGGAGTGCTGAAGAAATTTCTAGGGCTACTAAATTATCTATTGGAGAAGTTGAGCTTATTTTAGAGCTTGGTATAAGCAACAAGGATGATTAA
- the pheS gene encoding phenylalanine--tRNA ligase (catalyzes a two-step reaction, first charging a phenylalanine molecule by linking its carboxyl group to the alpha-phosphate of ATP, followed by transfer of the aminoacyl-adenylate to its tRNA; forms a heterotetramer of alpha(2)beta(2); binds two magnesium ions per tetramer; type 2 subfamily): MKADLNLIKTLHPLEIKVILNNDEGDNISASILIEKLGFNEGQANKTIEWLNSKGIIEEIYRKLNVFYKATEKGISVLRNGFVEEKIINLLSQKTVLASNLALELDLDVKEVRKAFGNLLKEGILSIDLNKQIVINCLNGVEANYKKICVLLERAKDSDLLRESLTIEELLLISNFAKKKGADSVFFKIIEKLDLKFRLSDFGLEVKNFLIKSKLTGDELTKLTPEILKNKTYENKKFRAYNIHVPSAKTFIGRFNPYLDYISKIKDKLVGLGFEEFDGPLVETEFFNNDALFMPQFHPARDIKDVYYILEPSIQKSLPEPYFSNVKLAHETGHATGSRGWRYSFSEDLSKRLVLRTHGTVLSAKQLINAKNPSRYFGVVRCFRYDQVDATHGVDFYQTEGIVIEDQANIKTLLGLLEIFAKELAGATEVKYVPAYFPFTEPSIEMHVKHPVLGWFELGGSGIFRPEVTKPLGIDLPVIAWGIGIDRMALMHLGLNDLRDLFTYDIGDVVLRRGKVKCQK; encoded by the coding sequence ATGAAGGCAGATTTAAATTTAATAAAAACATTACATCCTCTTGAGATAAAAGTAATTTTAAATAATGATGAGGGAGATAATATTTCTGCTTCAATTCTTATTGAAAAATTAGGGTTTAATGAAGGTCAGGCAAATAAAACAATTGAATGGTTAAATTCTAAAGGGATTATTGAAGAGATTTATAGAAAATTAAATGTATTTTATAAGGCTACAGAAAAAGGAATTAGCGTTTTAAGAAATGGGTTTGTTGAGGAAAAAATAATAAATCTATTATCTCAAAAGACAGTATTAGCTTCAAATTTAGCTTTAGAGCTTGATCTTGATGTTAAGGAGGTGAGAAAGGCATTTGGCAATTTATTAAAAGAGGGAATACTTTCTATTGATTTGAACAAACAGATTGTTATTAATTGTTTAAACGGTGTAGAAGCTAATTATAAAAAAATATGTGTCTTATTAGAAAGAGCAAAAGATAGCGATCTTTTGAGAGAAAGTTTAACAATTGAAGAACTTTTATTAATATCAAATTTTGCTAAGAAAAAAGGAGCAGATTCTGTATTTTTTAAAATAATAGAAAAACTTGATTTAAAGTTTAGATTGTCTGATTTTGGACTGGAAGTTAAAAATTTTTTAATAAAAAGTAAATTAACAGGAGACGAGCTTACTAAGCTTACTCCTGAAATTTTAAAAAATAAAACGTATGAGAATAAAAAGTTTAGAGCTTACAATATCCATGTTCCATCAGCTAAAACTTTTATTGGGCGTTTTAATCCTTATTTAGATTATATTTCTAAAATTAAGGACAAATTAGTAGGTCTTGGTTTTGAAGAGTTTGACGGTCCTTTAGTAGAAACAGAATTTTTCAACAACGATGCTCTTTTTATGCCACAATTTCATCCTGCTCGCGATATTAAGGATGTTTATTACATTTTAGAGCCTAGTATTCAAAAATCTTTACCCGAACCTTATTTTTCTAATGTAAAATTGGCTCATGAAACAGGACATGCAACAGGTTCAAGAGGCTGGAGATATAGTTTTAGTGAAGATCTTTCTAAGAGATTGGTTTTAAGAACCCACGGGACTGTTCTTTCTGCAAAACAATTAATTAATGCTAAAAATCCAAGCAGATATTTTGGAGTTGTTAGGTGCTTTAGATATGACCAGGTAGACGCAACTCACGGAGTCGATTTTTATCAAACTGAAGGGATTGTTATTGAAGATCAGGCTAATATTAAAACTTTGCTTGGTTTACTTGAAATTTTTGCCAAAGAGCTTGCAGGGGCTACAGAAGTTAAATATGTTCCTGCATATTTCCCCTTTACGGAGCCTTCAATTGAAATGCATGTAAAACACCCTGTGCTTGGTTGGTTTGAACTTGGGGGAAGTGGAATTTTTAGACCAGAAGTTACAAAGCCTTTAGGTATTGATCTTCCTGTTATTGCTTGGGGAATTGGAATAGATAGAATGGCTTTAATGCACTTGGGCCTTAATGATTTGAGAGATCTTTTTACTTATGACATTGGTGATGTTGTTTTAAGACGGGGGAAGGTAAAATGCCAAAAGTAG
- a CDS encoding phenylalanyl-tRNA synthetase subunit beta, producing the protein MPKVEIYKNLFLDKIGKNFTNSEISELLEPFKAEFDGFDESSGKIKIEFNDTNRPDLWSYTGLARQIKAYLFGEAFSYDFFSKKGNFKKCYGEILVDSKISQIRPFIFGFLAKGFIANNRMLETLIQLQEKLCQNYGQKRKRVAMGMYNSAFIKFPIRYVASSPDHKFIPLGMDCELSLLEINEKHSKGLEYSHLVKNFDKYPLLLDSNNNVVSYPPIINSNNIGSLKVGDTDLFVEVTGIDFEATLLALSVVACDFYDMGFEILPIKTVFQKPFGLDFEELVCPYYFQEEVEFDVKNVNRLLGSNLTLERICINLKKMGVNSYSRGLKNYVIPPVYRNDFLHEVDVIEDVMIGEGLASFCPQLPKTFTVGRLSDLEEFSRNVRNLMVGMGFQEMIYNYMGSKKDFIDKMNIDDQNFLKVFNPISENYEYVRASIIPNLLKSESISSNFPYPHKIFEIGKVALKDLDSIEGTITFTNLAFLMADKEISFNEINSIVATFFYYLNIEINLRESKAVFYINGRGADILVKGVNIGSFGEISPYVLNNFGIFIPCSVFEVNVNRLMNRS; encoded by the coding sequence ATGCCAAAAGTAGAAATTTACAAAAATCTTTTTTTAGATAAAATAGGAAAAAATTTTACAAATTCAGAGATTTCAGAATTACTTGAGCCTTTTAAAGCAGAATTTGATGGGTTTGATGAAAGTTCGGGGAAAATCAAAATAGAATTTAATGATACAAATAGACCAGATTTGTGGTCTTATACTGGGCTTGCGCGTCAAATAAAAGCGTATCTTTTTGGGGAAGCATTTTCTTATGATTTTTTTTCAAAAAAAGGAAATTTTAAAAAGTGTTATGGTGAAATTTTAGTGGATAGTAAAATATCTCAAATTAGACCTTTTATTTTTGGGTTTTTAGCAAAAGGATTTATTGCTAATAATAGAATGCTTGAGACACTAATCCAATTACAAGAAAAACTTTGTCAAAATTATGGGCAAAAGAGGAAAAGAGTTGCAATGGGAATGTATAATTCTGCTTTTATTAAATTTCCAATAAGATATGTTGCTTCATCTCCTGATCACAAGTTTATTCCATTAGGGATGGATTGTGAGCTTTCTCTTTTAGAAATAAACGAAAAGCACTCCAAAGGATTGGAATATTCCCATCTTGTCAAAAATTTTGATAAATATCCGTTATTATTAGATAGTAATAACAATGTAGTTTCTTATCCCCCGATAATTAATTCTAATAATATTGGATCTTTAAAAGTTGGTGATACTGATTTATTTGTTGAGGTGACAGGTATCGATTTTGAAGCAACTTTGTTAGCGCTATCTGTAGTAGCTTGTGATTTTTATGATATGGGTTTTGAAATTTTGCCCATAAAAACTGTGTTTCAAAAGCCTTTTGGTTTAGATTTTGAAGAATTAGTATGCCCCTATTATTTTCAAGAAGAAGTGGAGTTTGATGTGAAAAATGTTAATAGACTGCTTGGTAGCAATTTAACATTAGAACGTATTTGTATTAATTTAAAAAAAATGGGAGTAAATTCTTATTCTAGGGGTTTGAAAAACTATGTTATTCCACCTGTTTATAGAAACGATTTTCTTCATGAGGTTGATGTAATTGAAGATGTGATGATAGGGGAGGGGCTTGCAAGTTTTTGTCCACAGCTTCCCAAGACCTTTACAGTGGGAAGACTTAGTGATTTGGAAGAGTTTTCAAGAAATGTTAGGAATTTAATGGTGGGTATGGGCTTTCAAGAGATGATCTATAATTATATGGGCTCTAAGAAAGATTTCATTGATAAAATGAACATTGATGATCAAAATTTTTTAAAAGTATTTAATCCAATTTCAGAGAATTATGAATATGTTAGGGCATCAATAATTCCCAATTTATTAAAATCAGAAAGCATCAGTTCTAATTTTCCGTATCCACATAAAATTTTTGAGATTGGCAAGGTGGCTTTAAAGGATTTAGATTCTATTGAAGGAACAATTACTTTTACTAATTTAGCTTTTTTAATGGCTGATAAAGAAATTTCTTTTAATGAGATTAATTCAATTGTTGCAACGTTTTTTTATTATTTAAACATTGAAATTAATTTAAGAGAATCAAAAGCTGTTTTTTATATTAATGGTAGGGGAGCAGATATTTTGGTTAAAGGGGTTAATATAGGTAGTTTTGGTGAGATTTCACCTTATGTTTTAAATAATTTTGGTATTTTTATTCCATGTTCAGTTTTTGAGGTTAATGTCAATAGGCTTATGAATCGATCTTAA
- a CDS encoding thioredoxin reductase has product MLEFETIDINTTKSENSSPKEVGFVEDVIIVGSGPAGLTAGIYSVMSNYKTVILEGPEPGGQLTTTTEVYNYPGFKNGISGRDLMLNMREQVVNLGAKSFLETVFSIKRENDIFHLYTKNYVYKSKAVIIAVGSKPKKLDTLKNSDLFWNKGISVCAICDGHLFKGKRVAVIGGGNTSLSESIYLSKLADKVYIIVRKDYLRAIAMLRDNVSKLPNIEILYNSEAVEVDGKTSVSSVKIFNKKDNIVYELEVNAVFMAVGYKPNTEFLKGFLDLDEEGFIITKDFVKTSVDGVFSCGDVSNKLYAQAITAASEGFIASVELRNFLK; this is encoded by the coding sequence ATGTTGGAATTTGAAACTATTGATATAAATACGACCAAAAGTGAAAATTCATCTCCAAAAGAGGTAGGATTTGTTGAAGATGTAATTATTGTAGGATCTGGTCCAGCGGGATTAACAGCTGGGATTTATTCTGTTATGAGCAATTATAAAACTGTTATTTTAGAAGGTCCTGAGCCTGGAGGACAACTCACTACAACTACAGAAGTTTATAATTATCCTGGTTTTAAAAATGGAATAAGTGGTAGAGATTTGATGTTAAATATGAGAGAGCAAGTAGTAAATCTTGGGGCTAAATCTTTTCTTGAAACTGTTTTTTCTATAAAAAGGGAAAATGATATTTTTCACCTTTATACAAAAAATTATGTTTATAAAAGTAAAGCTGTTATTATTGCTGTGGGCTCAAAACCTAAAAAACTTGATACTCTTAAAAATTCGGATTTATTTTGGAATAAGGGTATTTCAGTTTGTGCGATTTGCGATGGTCATCTTTTCAAAGGTAAAAGGGTTGCAGTAATTGGTGGGGGTAATACTTCACTTTCAGAATCTATTTATTTAAGCAAATTAGCGGATAAGGTTTATATTATTGTGAGAAAAGATTATCTTAGAGCTATTGCTATGTTAAGAGATAATGTTTCAAAGCTTCCAAATATTGAAATTTTGTATAATTCAGAAGCTGTAGAAGTAGATGGAAAAACTTCTGTTTCTTCGGTTAAGATTTTTAATAAAAAAGATAATATTGTTTATGAATTAGAAGTGAATGCTGTATTTATGGCTGTTGGATATAAGCCTAATACAGAATTTTTAAAGGGATTTTTAGATTTGGATGAAGAAGGGTTTATTATAACTAAAGATTTTGTTAAAACAAGTGTTGATGGTGTTTTTTCATGTGGAGATGTTAGCAACAAGCTTTATGCTCAAGCCATTACTGCTGCTTCTGAAGGTTTTATTGCGTCTGTTGAGTTAAGAAATTTTTTAAAATAG